One Echinicola strongylocentroti DNA window includes the following coding sequences:
- a CDS encoding hybrid sensor histidine kinase/response regulator transcription factor translates to MDRWTYLLTVLVISCFVSRITAQETTNLKFKKIGTEDGLSSSSVIDILQDYKGFIWFGTRDGLNKFDGEVIKTYHNELHNDSTLRDNWVSSLFEDSAHHLWISTLKGVSIYNEDLDKIIRVVDKDKILEGLRIAHITESKNNEILLSSKKGLFSLKFNYEENGNLKLNRLVSQPVISSYIEEEVIWTASPDGIYRYNIASDQLEKVFDYNSHFIPYNFHVDFHKLKDKLLLSSPIGLFQWDKSSASFTEYKFINAENNIHSFTSAVRKVVKDANGLVWVGTINGLYIINPSSKKTTKYIHRPQDLYSLSHNSVYDILEDNDNNIWIGTWAGGVNFFDRNLVTFNHYYSSETKFALSNNIVSSFVEDEPNEFWIGTEGGGLNYFDRKSGQFKKVDYRPANEPPANIKKIIKDKAGNLWIGLHYHGLEKYHPKTGEYRLFKHQNSSKNSLSNNTVMSLFEDKSGRIWIGTNEGGLNQYLGGGEFERYDNESWYANMTVFTIHEKRAGLLLLGTNKGLIEFNVNQKTFKAIPIKSDILDQEITVHSLFTENDSLYWLGTSSHGLIKYNDINNQVKTYHTANGLPNNLIYGILKDDSGNLWISTNNGLSKFNPQNEDFTNYGIKNGLQSSVFNYNSFLKTSNGDLMFGGINGFNIFDPNNLIHNQGSNPLYITSIKIFDKELAKGKNEVTRNVSNMTEITLQPPQFNFTINYTSINFTTPERTQFQYKLEGFDNKWISAGNQRFANYNNIAPGDYTFMVRTKPTSKGQSVSQARLKIIVLPPWWMTKWAYFFYSLIVAGLIYVFWKFKSSQFEMRKKLLQNQLDTENEKHLYNLKLKFFTNISHELKTPLTLILGPAEELISHEWKSNTLKEKVHLLYSQSKKMYHLVNQLLEFRKTETGNTQLRATEGDISQFINEIYLVFKLKAEKKGIQYTFKSIDHEIPIFYDRDKLEMVFTNLLSNAFKHTHEGGVIKIDVDYTGSTTSNAEFANNNLANNFATISITDNGTGMTPEETGKIFDRFHQTFRSETLSVSGTGIGLSLVKDLIDLHRGEIVVKSALQKGTCFVIKLPFGKEHLSPEQILEDIDPNAEHTFYKDYDIQKDRSKIELKNAQNNPYTILLVDDNPDLLQYLKELLMNSFTIFCAENGKEALELIKQSTIDLIISDVMMPEMDGITLCQKVNEDKSLGFIPFILLTARTAAVYEIEGLVIGATDYIAKPFNPKILQAKIQNIFINKIRLQEFYEKSILQEHYDLDIPNEEKDFIESSIKIVEEYVEDPTFNVQALARSMAMSQSSYYKKLKSLTGKTAVEFIRDVRVRVAAQLLLNSNFRISDIAQKVGISDTKYFRESFKKTYGISPSKYKTSKKQDELTSKNQPQ, encoded by the coding sequence ATGGATAGATGGACATATCTACTAACTGTCCTGGTAATATCATGCTTTGTTTCGCGCATTACAGCACAAGAAACTACAAATCTAAAATTCAAGAAAATTGGAACGGAAGATGGCCTGAGCAGTTCGTCTGTTATTGACATCCTACAGGATTACAAGGGTTTTATCTGGTTTGGAACCAGGGATGGATTAAATAAGTTTGACGGAGAAGTCATCAAGACCTACCATAATGAGCTCCACAACGACTCCACCTTGCGGGACAATTGGGTTTCCTCTTTATTTGAGGACAGTGCCCACCATTTATGGATCAGCACGCTTAAGGGGGTTTCTATCTATAATGAAGACCTCGACAAAATCATCAGGGTAGTAGATAAGGACAAGATTTTGGAGGGATTGAGGATAGCCCACATTACCGAAAGCAAAAACAATGAGATTCTATTAAGCAGCAAGAAGGGACTATTCTCGTTAAAATTCAACTATGAGGAAAATGGTAATCTCAAATTAAATCGCTTGGTAAGCCAGCCCGTAATCAGCTCATACATCGAAGAAGAGGTGATCTGGACAGCTTCACCTGATGGTATTTATCGTTATAATATAGCATCGGATCAGTTAGAAAAGGTATTTGATTACAACAGTCATTTTATCCCTTATAATTTCCACGTAGATTTCCATAAGCTGAAAGATAAATTACTGCTTTCCTCTCCCATCGGGCTTTTTCAATGGGACAAGTCCAGTGCTTCATTTACCGAATATAAATTCATAAATGCAGAAAACAACATTCACAGCTTTACCTCTGCAGTGCGAAAAGTAGTCAAAGATGCCAATGGTTTGGTTTGGGTAGGCACCATAAACGGTCTTTATATCATCAACCCCAGTAGCAAAAAAACAACAAAGTATATCCACAGACCTCAAGATCTCTATAGCCTCAGCCATAATTCAGTTTATGATATCCTAGAGGACAATGATAATAATATTTGGATAGGAACCTGGGCAGGGGGAGTCAACTTTTTTGATCGCAACTTGGTCACTTTTAACCATTATTACAGCTCTGAAACCAAATTTGCGTTAAGCAATAATATTGTTAGTTCCTTTGTGGAAGATGAGCCCAATGAATTTTGGATTGGTACTGAAGGTGGAGGATTAAATTATTTTGATAGGAAATCGGGACAATTCAAAAAAGTCGATTACAGGCCTGCTAACGAACCACCCGCAAACATTAAAAAAATCATAAAGGACAAGGCCGGCAACCTTTGGATAGGACTGCACTATCACGGATTGGAAAAGTACCATCCCAAAACAGGGGAGTACCGGTTATTTAAACATCAAAACAGCTCCAAAAACAGCCTTAGCAACAATACTGTCATGTCCCTATTTGAAGACAAAAGCGGTAGAATCTGGATTGGGACCAACGAAGGGGGATTGAACCAATATTTAGGAGGAGGCGAATTTGAAAGATATGACAATGAGTCTTGGTACGCAAACATGACCGTTTTCACCATCCATGAAAAGCGTGCTGGCTTACTTTTGTTGGGCACTAACAAAGGACTGATAGAGTTCAATGTCAATCAGAAGACATTCAAAGCCATCCCCATAAAATCCGATATACTGGACCAGGAAATCACCGTACATTCCTTATTTACAGAAAACGACAGCTTATATTGGCTAGGGACCTCAAGTCATGGTCTCATCAAGTATAATGACATCAACAACCAAGTAAAAACTTACCATACGGCCAATGGCCTACCAAACAACCTCATCTATGGAATTTTAAAGGATGATAGCGGGAACTTATGGATTAGCACCAATAACGGGCTATCTAAATTCAACCCCCAAAATGAAGATTTTACAAACTATGGCATCAAAAACGGCTTACAAAGCAGTGTGTTTAATTATAATAGTTTCTTAAAAACATCCAATGGAGACTTGATGTTCGGGGGCATTAATGGATTCAATATCTTCGACCCAAATAACTTAATCCATAATCAGGGAAGTAACCCGCTGTATATAACCTCCATAAAAATTTTCGACAAGGAGCTGGCCAAAGGTAAAAATGAAGTCACAAGGAACGTATCCAATATGACCGAAATAACGTTGCAGCCTCCTCAATTCAACTTTACGATCAATTATACTTCAATTAACTTTACCACGCCGGAGAGAACGCAGTTTCAATATAAACTGGAAGGGTTTGACAACAAATGGATCTCTGCCGGCAACCAACGGTTTGCCAATTATAACAATATAGCCCCAGGTGATTATACCTTTATGGTAAGGACCAAGCCTACTTCCAAAGGACAGTCCGTTTCCCAGGCAAGGCTAAAAATCATTGTTTTACCACCTTGGTGGATGACAAAATGGGCCTACTTCTTCTACTCCTTAATTGTGGCCGGATTGATTTATGTGTTTTGGAAGTTCAAGTCCTCCCAGTTTGAGATGAGGAAAAAATTGTTACAAAACCAATTGGACACCGAAAATGAAAAGCACCTTTACAACCTAAAACTCAAATTTTTTACAAACATATCCCATGAACTAAAAACACCTCTAACACTCATTCTAGGCCCCGCAGAAGAATTGATTTCCCATGAATGGAAGAGCAATACCCTAAAGGAAAAGGTACATTTGCTGTATTCCCAATCAAAAAAAATGTACCATCTGGTCAATCAGTTATTGGAATTCAGAAAAACGGAGACTGGAAACACCCAGTTAAGAGCTACAGAAGGGGACATTTCACAATTTATCAATGAAATATATTTGGTTTTCAAACTAAAAGCCGAAAAAAAGGGTATTCAATACACCTTTAAGAGCATTGATCATGAGATCCCCATTTTTTATGATCGGGACAAATTGGAAATGGTTTTTACCAACTTATTATCCAATGCTTTCAAGCACACCCATGAAGGTGGTGTTATTAAAATAGATGTAGACTATACGGGATCCACTACTAGTAATGCAGAATTTGCCAACAATAATCTGGCAAACAATTTTGCAACCATTTCCATTACCGATAACGGGACAGGTATGACACCGGAAGAAACGGGCAAAATATTTGATCGATTCCATCAAACCTTTAGAAGTGAGACGCTATCGGTATCAGGGACTGGTATCGGGCTCTCCTTGGTAAAGGATTTGATTGACCTGCACCGTGGGGAAATAGTCGTGAAAAGTGCGCTTCAAAAAGGCACCTGTTTCGTAATCAAGCTTCCCTTTGGGAAGGAACATCTGAGTCCGGAGCAAATCCTCGAAGACATCGATCCCAACGCTGAGCACACCTTCTATAAAGATTACGATATTCAAAAAGACCGAAGTAAAATTGAATTAAAAAATGCCCAGAACAACCCCTATACAATATTATTGGTAGACGACAACCCCGACTTGCTCCAGTACCTCAAAGAACTGTTGATGAATAGCTTTACGATTTTCTGTGCCGAAAACGGGAAAGAAGCACTGGAACTTATCAAGCAATCGACTATTGATTTAATTATAAGTGATGTGATGATGCCTGAAATGGACGGGATTACTTTATGCCAAAAAGTCAATGAAGACAAATCATTGGGCTTCATACCCTTTATATTGCTCACTGCCAGGACCGCCGCAGTATACGAAATCGAAGGATTGGTCATTGGGGCTACAGATTATATTGCCAAACCTTTTAATCCTAAAATCCTACAGGCCAAGATCCAGAATATATTTATCAATAAAATCAGGCTTCAGGAATTTTATGAAAAATCAATATTACAGGAACATTACGACCTGGATATACCAAACGAAGAAAAAGATTTTATCGAATCATCCATAAAAATTGTCGAGGAATATGTAGAAGATCCCACGTTTAATGTACAGGCATTGGCCCGGAGCATGGCCATGAGTCAGTCCTCTTACTATAAAAAGCTAAAAAGCCTAACGGGTAAAACAGCCGTTGAATTTATTAGGGATGTAAGGGTGAGGGTTGCCGCCCAGCTCCTGCTAAATTCCAATTTTAGGATATCGGACATCGCCCAAAAGGTCGGTATCTCGGACACAAAATACTTTAGGGAATCGTTTAAAAAAACCTACGGAATAAGCCCATCAAAATACAAAACCTCTAAAAAACAGGACGAACTTACCAGTAAAAATCAACCCCAGTAG
- a CDS encoding TonB-dependent receptor, producing MKQTLSPIYLRQHVQRVMVFITTLLLTFSVQSAYSQTGSISGKVTTSDGNPAEFSTVSLEGKQYTLVDHEGNYVFTQLPSGEYTIEVSFVGLEPKKKTVHLNEGDKIAIDFELPASSNTLNEFMVVGDKYSITSRKESPYVARLPIKNLENPQVYSVVDIELINEQMALTLEESFRNVPGAAPAKTGAGMPAFFSRGFQTSDNLRNGLATSLKTGIDLAMVERVETIKGPSSTLFGSSMVSFGGLVNYVTKKPYDHFGGEVSYLQGSWDLSRLTADINAPLDQEKNLLFRLNTAFQKENNFQDQGHGTTLVLAPSLSYQINDRLTVRLDADVQQYKGTANTAWAVNSGVTLNSYDQLPIAYERSLIDDSFVGKQLSSNVFLQAEYKLSENWTSTTNYAYANGEYNDLLYNNQYWISNTEVRRAIGVFSPDKTGRKQFQQNFTGDFKIGSVRNRLVIGLDYIDQFRNMKYSYVWLDTVNVMETTPDIRLQSLENTLGDMDTPARLSKQRSYGAYFSDVVNLSDRLIAMISLRADRFANKGTYYPLTQQTSGSYYQTAFSPKFGLVYQPVKEKVALFANYMNGFKNVGNAAQPDGTVSVFKPQQANQLEGGVKLDLLNNKLNATISYYDIQVSNSTRAETREDGLTYTVQDGTQQSRGVEVEVIGNPFPGFNFVTGYGYNDNEYINAAENIEGKRALGTPEHVANAWLSYSLINGHLKGLGFGAGVIYVSDVFFNDTNTFTLPSYTVLDASIFYNQPKYRISIKANNLTDEHYWISDGYYVRPQKPAHFLTSFTFKF from the coding sequence ATGAAACAAACTTTATCCCCCATTTACCTTAGGCAGCACGTCCAAAGAGTTATGGTATTCATCACTACGCTTCTGCTTACATTTTCGGTCCAATCCGCCTATTCCCAAACAGGATCTATCAGCGGGAAGGTCACAACGAGTGATGGAAATCCTGCGGAATTCTCAACGGTGAGCTTGGAAGGAAAACAATACACATTAGTGGATCACGAAGGGAATTATGTCTTCACCCAATTACCTTCAGGGGAATATACAATTGAGGTAAGTTTTGTAGGTTTAGAGCCAAAGAAGAAAACCGTTCACCTAAATGAAGGAGACAAGATCGCCATAGACTTTGAGTTGCCTGCTAGCTCCAACACCTTAAATGAATTTATGGTTGTAGGGGATAAATATTCAATCACTTCCCGGAAAGAAAGTCCCTATGTGGCCAGATTGCCTATCAAAAATCTTGAAAACCCCCAAGTCTACAGCGTCGTTGATATCGAATTGATCAATGAGCAAATGGCCCTTACCCTCGAGGAATCTTTCCGAAATGTACCTGGGGCTGCTCCAGCTAAGACAGGGGCGGGTATGCCTGCCTTCTTTTCCCGCGGATTTCAGACCTCAGATAATTTAAGAAATGGCCTGGCCACCTCCCTGAAAACAGGCATTGACTTGGCCATGGTAGAAAGAGTAGAAACCATCAAGGGCCCTTCCTCCACCCTCTTCGGTTCTTCCATGGTCTCTTTCGGTGGGCTGGTAAACTATGTCACCAAAAAGCCTTATGACCACTTTGGAGGCGAAGTTTCTTACCTTCAGGGAAGTTGGGATCTCAGCCGGTTAACAGCCGATATCAATGCCCCACTGGACCAAGAAAAGAACCTATTGTTCCGTCTGAATACCGCATTCCAAAAAGAAAACAATTTTCAGGACCAGGGACATGGCACCACTTTGGTACTTGCCCCCAGCCTATCCTATCAAATAAATGACCGCCTTACCGTAAGGCTTGATGCAGATGTCCAACAGTACAAAGGCACCGCCAATACTGCTTGGGCAGTAAACAGTGGCGTCACGCTCAACTCCTACGACCAGCTGCCCATTGCATATGAGCGTTCGTTGATTGACGACTCATTTGTAGGGAAACAATTATCCAGCAACGTTTTTCTTCAGGCAGAATACAAGCTTTCCGAAAACTGGACTTCCACCACCAACTATGCCTACGCCAATGGTGAATACAACGATCTATTATACAACAATCAATACTGGATCAGCAACACGGAAGTCAGACGTGCCATAGGTGTATTCTCTCCTGACAAAACCGGCAGGAAACAATTTCAACAAAACTTCACAGGAGATTTTAAAATCGGTTCGGTCCGAAACCGGTTGGTAATAGGCCTGGACTATATCGACCAGTTCCGTAACATGAAATATTCCTATGTATGGCTGGATACAGTAAATGTGATGGAGACGACACCGGACATCCGACTGCAGTCTTTGGAAAACACATTGGGCGACATGGATACTCCAGCAAGGCTGAGCAAACAAAGAAGTTATGGGGCTTATTTCTCCGATGTGGTCAATCTTTCCGACAGACTGATCGCCATGATCAGCCTAAGAGCAGACCGATTTGCCAATAAAGGCACCTATTACCCACTTACCCAGCAGACATCCGGAAGCTATTATCAAACCGCCTTTTCACCTAAATTTGGATTGGTCTATCAGCCGGTCAAAGAAAAAGTAGCTCTTTTTGCCAACTATATGAATGGCTTCAAAAATGTGGGCAACGCCGCTCAGCCCGACGGAACCGTCAGTGTTTTCAAACCTCAACAGGCCAACCAGCTCGAAGGAGGTGTCAAACTCGACCTGCTCAACAATAAATTAAATGCCACCATCAGCTACTATGATATACAGGTCTCTAATTCTACGAGGGCAGAAACCAGAGAAGATGGTTTGACATATACGGTTCAGGACGGCACACAGCAAAGCCGCGGTGTAGAAGTTGAAGTTATTGGCAACCCTTTTCCTGGCTTCAATTTTGTCACTGGCTATGGCTACAATGACAACGAGTACATTAATGCAGCAGAAAATATAGAAGGAAAAAGGGCTCTGGGAACACCTGAACATGTGGCCAATGCCTGGTTAAGCTATTCCCTTATCAATGGCCACCTAAAGGGGCTGGGTTTTGGTGCCGGAGTTATCTATGTATCCGATGTATTCTTTAATGATACCAACACATTTACCCTACCCTCCTATACCGTATTGGACGCTTCCATTTTCTATAACCAGCCGAAATACCGCATCAGTATTAAAGCCAATAACCTGACCGATGAACACTACTGGATCAGTGATGGCTATTATGTCAGGCCACAGAAACCAGCACACTTCCTGACCAGTTTTACCTTTAAGTTTTAA
- a CDS encoding heparan-alpha-glucosaminide N-acetyltransferase domain-containing protein: MLPQFFFISGIQCHMYRQTVSNKKLSIMLAKRGGALLLLELAVNNFLYTFDPYYGTTGVFILAMLGISLLLLSVLIYLPSRVLLFLSIMAVFGHHLLDGFHVGETFLLDLLGSLIHEQQFIETKATLFIINYTILPWAPLLWIGYVIGHWFDPTYPKDKRKQKLRFLGIACLLLFIILRISGWYGEASPWLIDANSFPMTLMSFFDLTKYPASLCLLACIFGVMLLLLGSFEDSGTKVTKALTTYGQHSLLIYLFSTLILHLTALVILPIEGISMSAMIIKPESYLLGNELENHGFPLITVYAIWIFAIITLYLLFQQLTFTPRSKTNQQDRITND, encoded by the coding sequence TTGCTCCCACAGTTTTTTTTCATCAGTGGGATACAATGCCATATGTACCGCCAAACTGTTTCCAATAAAAAATTGTCAATCATGCTGGCAAAAAGAGGAGGCGCCCTATTACTTTTAGAGTTGGCTGTCAACAACTTCCTTTACACCTTCGACCCCTATTATGGGACCACCGGCGTATTCATATTGGCCATGCTGGGGATATCCTTGCTTTTATTATCAGTATTGATCTACTTACCCTCGAGGGTATTATTGTTCTTGTCCATCATGGCAGTGTTTGGGCACCATCTGCTCGATGGCTTTCACGTTGGGGAGACCTTCCTTTTGGACTTGTTAGGTTCACTAATTCATGAACAGCAATTTATTGAAACCAAGGCCACCTTATTTATCATCAATTATACCATTCTTCCATGGGCCCCATTATTATGGATTGGATATGTGATAGGACATTGGTTTGACCCAACTTACCCTAAGGATAAAAGAAAACAAAAACTAAGGTTTTTGGGTATTGCCTGTTTGTTATTATTCATAATCCTACGAATATCCGGATGGTATGGAGAGGCTTCTCCGTGGCTCATTGATGCCAACTCCTTTCCTATGACCTTGATGTCATTTTTTGACCTCACCAAATATCCTGCTTCCCTGTGCTTATTGGCTTGTATATTTGGGGTTATGTTGCTTTTGCTAGGATCGTTTGAAGACTCAGGTACCAAAGTCACCAAAGCGCTGACAACTTATGGCCAGCATAGCTTGCTGATCTACCTTTTTAGCACCCTTATCCTTCACCTGACTGCACTGGTCATTCTTCCGATTGAAGGAATCTCCATGTCCGCAATGATTATTAAGCCTGAATCGTACCTTCTAGGTAACGAATTAGAAAATCATGGGTTTCCTTTAATTACGGTCTATGCCATCTGGATTTTTGCCATCATTACCCTTTATTTATTATTTCAGCAACTAACTTTTACTCCCCGAAGCAAGACCAATCAACAAGACAGGATCACGAACGATTAG
- a CDS encoding SusC/RagA family TonB-linked outer membrane protein, which produces MKQMYYAAQKRSISMLLLLCSLVSTALAQQNINGKITDETGGPLPGATVVIKGTTKGNVSDIDGLYSISASTGDVLTYTFIGYETREITLQNQTTLDIQLVPTTASLEEVVVVGYGTQTKKEITGAVANIKSDLIEKAPVSDIGQALQGQVAGVNVQAASGRPGEASNIQIRGVGSLLGTLEPLYVVDGVPYQNNPNIAPEQIESIDILKDGAAASIYGTRASNGVVLITTKRGKKGKIKVDFSAYGGIQNITSGTPLMNTSQQMYAEEVSLEALGRDPLIFFFSPNALDYDSDFVADVQNNNAAIQNYSIGITGGTDELAVNFTSNYFDQEGILINSGFDRLSSRLNVQFNKGKFKAFASLALTEENREQEPWSLYEYAIAQNPWQPPLGGLSSQGNDFELPADNPILYSYLSRELNNIDNRTINSNNIALNLEYEFFEGLSFKVNLGTNQWNYRRKFFRPQYLVYTPEGDYSPTASREDALLNEDYTFTRRNVMENILRYSKTINKHNIELTGVASYEKFTSEQIGVGIIGLLSNDTPVLGAGQQATKPSSYDYTNTLSGLMARGQYNYDDRYLFSASYRRDGSSNFGPNNKYGDFFGASAGWNISEEAFFKNAQLSFVDNLKIRGSWAEVGNQSIPAYTYASLIESGVNYLFSKEEILANGAIQRRYANPNVKWESSISTNIGLDLSLFQGKLNFTADYYKNDKQDMLLPRVTPPSGGAHHPGAVDTYSPIIVNAGNMTNQGVELSLNYKNETSKGLKYGLTGTFTRNRNKITNLNGINRGYANGRPTQSLGPNVDYTTYFAVGYEAGAFFLTENAGVIKTEEQLANYQAIEPSAQLGDMMYVDQLTEDSDGDGIPDTGNGTIDENDRVYKGSGQSKFEAGINFNLAYKNVDFYLQNYISYGAKLYNGARMYAYTQGRHLDQYHQWSPQNPNSDIASYRGDYYHNNVRARSDFFLEDGSYWRIRNITIGYTLPSSVMDKLKLTKARVYATGMNPFTFTKYTGYDPEVGGNGISTRGVDQGNYPVSRRFIMGIQIQF; this is translated from the coding sequence ATGAAACAGATGTATTACGCTGCACAAAAGCGGAGCATCAGCATGCTCTTACTTTTATGCTCATTGGTGTCCACAGCTCTCGCTCAACAAAACATCAATGGCAAAATCACAGATGAAACCGGAGGGCCACTGCCTGGGGCCACAGTGGTGATCAAGGGAACCACCAAAGGAAACGTTAGCGATATTGACGGTCTATACTCCATCTCAGCTTCCACAGGTGATGTACTTACCTATACCTTTATAGGATATGAAACCCGAGAGATCACTCTCCAAAACCAAACGACTTTAGACATCCAACTAGTACCTACTACTGCGAGCTTGGAAGAAGTAGTCGTGGTAGGGTACGGTACCCAGACCAAAAAGGAAATAACGGGCGCCGTCGCCAATATCAAATCCGACTTGATAGAAAAAGCACCGGTTTCTGATATAGGACAAGCCCTACAGGGCCAAGTAGCAGGCGTCAATGTCCAAGCGGCCAGCGGCAGGCCCGGGGAAGCTTCCAATATCCAAATAAGGGGCGTAGGCTCCTTGCTGGGCACCCTGGAACCGCTATATGTAGTCGATGGTGTCCCCTACCAAAACAATCCAAACATCGCTCCAGAGCAAATCGAGTCAATCGATATCCTGAAAGACGGAGCTGCTGCCTCCATTTATGGTACCCGCGCTTCCAACGGTGTTGTTTTGATCACTACCAAAAGGGGAAAAAAAGGGAAAATCAAGGTGGATTTCAGTGCTTATGGAGGAATCCAGAACATCACTTCCGGCACACCCCTGATGAATACTTCCCAGCAGATGTACGCTGAAGAAGTCAGTCTGGAAGCCCTTGGAAGAGATCCGTTGATCTTTTTTTTCAGCCCAAATGCACTGGATTATGACAGTGACTTTGTAGCTGATGTACAAAATAACAATGCCGCTATACAAAATTACAGCATCGGAATAACTGGCGGAACGGACGAGCTGGCCGTTAATTTCACTTCAAATTACTTTGACCAAGAGGGTATTTTGATCAACTCCGGCTTTGACCGGCTCAGCTCCCGGTTGAATGTCCAGTTTAACAAAGGGAAATTCAAGGCATTTGCAAGCTTGGCACTTACAGAAGAAAACCGGGAGCAGGAGCCTTGGTCACTTTATGAATATGCCATCGCCCAAAACCCTTGGCAGCCCCCTTTGGGAGGATTGAGCTCTCAGGGAAATGATTTTGAATTGCCCGCAGACAACCCTATCCTTTACAGTTATTTGTCCCGAGAACTCAACAATATTGATAACAGGACAATCAACAGTAACAATATTGCTTTAAACCTTGAATACGAGTTCTTCGAAGGGCTCAGCTTTAAAGTAAACCTCGGAACCAATCAATGGAACTACAGAAGGAAATTCTTCCGTCCACAATACCTAGTATACACCCCCGAAGGCGACTACAGCCCTACAGCATCCAGAGAAGATGCCCTACTGAATGAGGACTATACTTTTACCCGACGAAACGTCATGGAGAATATCCTAAGGTATTCAAAGACCATCAATAAACACAATATTGAGCTCACAGGGGTCGCTTCCTACGAAAAATTCACTTCTGAGCAAATAGGTGTAGGCATCATCGGCTTATTGAGCAATGACACTCCGGTGTTAGGCGCAGGACAACAGGCCACCAAACCAAGCAGCTATGACTACACCAATACCCTAAGTGGACTTATGGCAAGGGGCCAGTATAATTATGATGATAGGTACCTTTTTTCTGCCAGCTACCGTAGAGATGGCTCTTCCAATTTTGGCCCGAACAATAAATACGGTGACTTCTTCGGTGCATCTGCTGGCTGGAACATTTCGGAAGAAGCATTTTTCAAGAATGCTCAGCTGAGCTTTGTGGACAACCTAAAGATAAGGGGAAGCTGGGCAGAAGTGGGGAACCAAAGTATTCCTGCTTACACCTACGCCTCTCTGATAGAAAGCGGGGTCAATTACCTGTTTTCAAAAGAGGAAATCCTTGCTAATGGTGCTATCCAGCGGAGGTATGCCAATCCTAACGTAAAATGGGAAAGTAGTATATCCACCAATATTGGGCTGGACCTGAGCCTCTTCCAAGGAAAACTCAATTTTACGGCAGACTATTACAAAAACGATAAGCAGGACATGCTGCTGCCTAGGGTCACTCCTCCATCTGGTGGTGCCCACCATCCTGGAGCTGTGGACACCTACAGTCCTATTATTGTCAATGCGGGCAATATGACCAATCAAGGCGTCGAACTTTCCTTGAATTACAAAAACGAAACATCAAAAGGGCTGAAATACGGACTTACCGGTACTTTTACCCGAAACCGTAATAAAATCACCAACCTTAACGGTATCAATCGAGGCTATGCCAATGGACGTCCTACCCAATCACTGGGGCCAAACGTTGATTACACAACCTATTTTGCCGTAGGCTATGAAGCTGGGGCGTTTTTCCTCACGGAAAATGCTGGAGTGATCAAGACCGAAGAGCAATTGGCCAATTACCAAGCCATAGAGCCCAGTGCCCAATTGGGAGATATGATGTATGTAGACCAGCTTACCGAAGACAGTGATGGAGACGGCATCCCTGATACTGGAAATGGAACCATTGATGAAAATGACCGCGTATACAAGGGATCTGGACAATCTAAGTTTGAAGCAGGGATCAACTTTAACCTAGCGTACAAAAACGTTGATTTCTATCTCCAGAATTACATATCCTACGGCGCAAAACTCTACAATGGCGCCCGTATGTATGCCTATACGCAAGGACGACACCTCGACCAATATCACCAGTGGTCGCCACAAAACCCCAACTCTGATATTGCCTCCTATCGTGGTGATTATTATCACAATAACGTCAGGGCAAGATCTGACTTCTTTCTGGAAGATGGAAGCTACTGGAGGATACGAAATATCACCATTGGCTACACGCTCCCTTCCAGTGTAATGGATAAGTTAAAATTAACCAAAGCCCGTGTGTACGCCACAGGAATGAACCCTTTCACCTTTACCAAATACACAGGTTATGACCCCGAAGTAGGTGGTAACGGCATCAGTACCCGCGGTGTGGACCAAGGGAATTACCCCGTGTCAAGAAGGTTTATCATGGGCATCCAAATCCAGTTTTAA